DNA from Cynocephalus volans isolate mCynVol1 chromosome 2, mCynVol1.pri, whole genome shotgun sequence:
CTGTACCAACGGGAGTGCCAGTGAGGGTGAGCAGGAAACGGCCCTCCAGAGGGAATGTGGGTCGGGTCTGGAGCCAGGACCTCCCCAGGGCTGGGGGAAATAGACCTAGAATCTGTCTGACTAGGATGAGGCTTGGCTCCCTTCTCCCCTCATTTTCACGTCAACCTGCCTAGTTTCGCTCCCCACAGGGATGCCTCCAGGCTTGGGTGGGTGGGGCCAGAGACATCCTGCCTTCCTGCAAGGCTTTTCCCCTAATCGCTGAAGAGTCTGGAGTTTTTGAAAGACCAGCAGGCTGCGCAATGAAAAGACCCCGGGGTAGCAGGGCTCGGCGAGAGGCAGGGCCGGAGCTGACGACCACCTCTGTGCCCCCTCCCCGCAGGATGCTAGTGGACTGCGTGCCCCTGGTAGAGGTGGAGGACATGATGATCATGGGCAAGAAGCCCGACCCCAAGTGCGTCTTCACCTATGTGCAGTCGCTCTACAACCATCTGCGGCGCCACGAGCTGCGCCTGCGCGGCAAGAATGTCTAGTCACCCCGCCCGCACGGCCTGCCGCGGGAAGCTGCTGCCCCCAGCCTCCGGGCACGGTCCCCCCCGCCGTGCGCCTGCCCACCGCTGCCCTGTCAATCGCAACACCTTACCCTGCATACACACGCAGCGTTTTGATAAATTATTGGTTTTCAACGATCCTGACTCCTGCCTCTCTTGCGGGGGAGGGGTTGAATGAAGGGACAAGGTCCCCAACTCTGGCAGCCCAGGTGTTGGGGATGCGAGGTCTCTCGAGGATATTCAGGGGCTTGTTTTCCgacctcccaccccacctgcctgcAGCAAGGAAGGAGTCGAGCCTCAGGTGTAAGGGATTTAGTGGAGCTGCGGAGGGAAGAAAGGGGGGTTGGGAGGAACCTCCCCAACCCCATTCCTTCTGGCTCGGGGACGTGGCGTCGGCACTCAACAAGGGAAGTGCTCCCGGGATGCTGAGCGCTTCATTCTGTCTCCAGGGCTCAGGCAGGGTGGCCCAGCTCCATCGCGCCCCCGGACCTACAGGTCGGCGCGGTCCGAAGCTCCTTCAGGGAGCCTAGCGGGCGCCCACACATACTCGGGGGGCACCTGCGCGTCGGGCGCCGCCTTGCGGTAGAAGCCAAGCTCCTGTACCAGTGTGTTGATCTCCACGCGGGTCATGTCGCTGAGTGGGATACGctgaaaggggaggggaggggcggggtcagCGCGCCGAGCCCCGCCTCTTGCCCCTCCCGCCTTGCCTCCCTTCGGTGGACTTACCTCCAGTTCCTCGTACCTGCGGCCCAGCAGCACGAGCTCGGGGTCGGCCCCAGGGAGGTGCTTCATCACCAGGTTGTGGCTGGAAGTGGTGTTAAGGGGGGTAGTGGTGGGCAGAGGAAGGGGGGCTCCCGGGGCCTTGCCGATGTAAACAGCACCGCCTCCTTTGCTGAGCGCTCGGGTGGGACCGGGATCCCAATTTACACGTGAGGAAGTTAGAATTCAAAGAAAGGGTCCTTCTCTCCATTCTTTGGAAGTCATCACTAGTCAATCTCTCTTGCCTACCCAACTTGGAAACCACCTCAGAATACTCTGGCCAGTCACTACCAATCAATTCCAGTTGCCAGATGAAAACTATTTGTCATCCCCATCTGTGAAGTTAGGTGGAAGGAGATTCTCCCAGATGCCCTCCCCATTTTCCTCTGCCCAGAACAGAAGGAGGATACTAGAATGGAATGTCCTGGGTGACGAAGGCCTTCACCTGGGGAGGAACCAGAGCATCAGAGAACATGACCCCACACACCGCATCCCCCAGGAACAGAAGAGAAACTGAAGCCCATTGAGGTCATAGAATGAGTCAAGTGGAAGCtcctgactcccagcccaggGATCCTCCCGCTGCCCCCAATCATTGGGACCATGTTGCCCATTCCCCAAGAGGCTCAGGAAGGACAGAGCTGGGGACCCTTTCCTTCAAACTCACCTCCTTTAGGCGGTTCAGCTGTCATCCCCCACAGGTCTGGAGAGGGAACAAAATGGAATGTCAGGAGTCCCTCACATCTACCCAATACCATTTCATCCTCATCTCCAAGCTGGGTTGGGCTGTGAGTTATCCCTGGAACAGCAGTTCCCAGGGTGTGAAGTAGATGGAGGGCCCTTGTGGGCAGAAGGGGAAACTGTACAGGTGGGGAAAATCAGGCCTAGAGACACCAGGGGAAAAGGAGAGCAAGGCCAGAGACCTGCAGGCTGCTTGTCAGCCTTGGAGTTTTTGCCTGCACACTGTATTGACTGTTGACTCACTCCCAGTGCCCAGGAGAAATGACCACCCTACTTCTCTCAGGCAATACAGACCTGAGCCTGGTCTTTGGCCCCTGAAACCCCAGGGTGAAGGCAGACCAGAAGGAAACAGCTCAGAactgccctcagaaccacacctgccATCTGGTCCCTACCCCACCGCATGCAGAGCTGGCCCTGCCTGCCACCTGCCGCCCAACCCCACAGACCATCTGGTTGTTTCCCTGATATGGAAGGATGAGAGGGCCCCTCCCTCCATTCCCTAAGGAAGCCACCTTCCACACCTTCCAGCAGGAGTCCAGACCCCAGGACCACTTATTCCCAGCCTTTCTCATCCTACCTACCGGCTTTTGTCAGAGAGAAAActtaaggcccagagagggtctGTGATGGTCCAAGTCACATAGCAGGACAAGACTCCGGAGGGGGATTTCTTGGCGGGGGTTGGGTGGGGAGCGGAGCTGTAGAGTTAGTGTTGGTAGCCGAGTTCCCGGCGCCCTTCCCTGCCTCCCGCATGGTGGAGGGAGGAGCTCAGAAGGTCTTCCCTCCCCCCAGAAGAAGGAATAAAGACTCTCTAGAGCCCCAAGCCCTGGAACTGGGGTAAGGGAAGAATTCCAGGAAAAAGTGGAGTGatggggggggaggggatgggaagtTGGGCTCCAAGGGGTAGGTTTGGGAGAGTCACAGGCCGGAGAAGAGTTGGGTGATTGGATCAATGTGTCTGGGGGCCGCTGTCTGGCCGGatgaggaggtggggaagggttTGGAGTTCCAGGCCGCAAAGCAAGGTCGGGTGTCTCGGGCTGCCACGGTGGGTGCTGGGGCATCCTGGGGCTGGGGAACAGGAGGGATGGTCCCagccctgggtgggggtgggtaggAACTCAGGGGTCGGGGTGGTCCTGAGCCGGAGTGGGGCTGTGGTCCCAAGGTTATGGGGCTGCAGATTGGGGAACGGTGGAGCCGGGGCTGGGGGCCGACGCACTCACCTCTACCCGGGCCCGGGCCAGGCCTCGCAGTCGGTTCCAATCCGGCCGGTAGGTGATGGCAGCTGTGGCTGAGGCCACAAGCGCCGCCAGAAGCAGCAGGAGAGGCGGCGGAAAAAGCAAGAGGCGCATCGGAACCCGGCCGAAGAAGATCCGCAAGCTGGAGGCTAACCACCCGGCCGCTGCGCCACGTCTGGGCCCGCAGGCTGGCCCCGCCCCCGCTATTGGCCCCGCCCCAGCAGAGACCACAGCCCCGAAGTCCGGTCTCCGCCCAAGAGCTCACATGGGTGCCTCCAACGAGCTCCCGGCGCCGTCCCGGCTCCGCTCTGGCCGTCGGTCCTTTACGTTCTTAGTGCCGAGAGTGTGCACGTTCCTTCTGCAGACCGAGCGTGTGGACTCTTCCACGGGATGCAGCCAGACAGTACCGCTTCACGCCGGCAGGGGGTGCAGGTGGGACGCGGACAAATACGGGAGTTTCTGGACCAGACCTTCGACTttaagatggggaaactgacGCTTGGGGAATCCgtgtttgtgctttttatttattcGGACGAAATTCCGATCAAGATTTCTATTCTCTAAAGCACACATTGTGGTAATGGAATATTACTGCCCTGTGTGCCTGAGACAATGTTAGCTTTCATTGACAGTTCATTCCTTACTTCAGAAAGGTCCCATGAACTCCGTTTTGCAGATtaggaaacagactcagaaaagTGAAATGATTAAGCTGTGGATCTGGGATTTTAACTGGAAAGGTCTCTGTGATCATCTCAACAGAACCAAGAT
Protein-coding regions in this window:
- the SELENOM gene encoding selenoprotein M, with the protein product MRLLLFPPPLLLLLAALVASATAAITYRPDWNRLRGLARARVETCGGUQLNRLKEVKAFVTQDIPFYHNLVMKHLPGADPELVLLGRRYEELERIPLSDMTRVEINTLVQELGFYRKAAPDAQVPPEYVWAPARLPEGASDRADL